AAAGGAGATGCCACTTGCATGACCATCGACGCGCAGCAAATGCATTTTCAGGTGTTGAATGATACAATCAAAGCAGCGGACGCCGCGCGCGTCTGTGTGACCCACTGCCTGGGGCAGCGCTACATCGGCTGCGGTATGCGCGCAAAATACGTGCGCATCTGTGGCACCCCGGGCAACGCCCTGGGCGCGTATCTGGATGGCGCCACGCTGGAGGTGCTGGGCAATGCCCAAGACGCCACCGGCGATACCATGAACGGGGGCGCCATCATCATCCACGGCTCCAGCGGGGACGCCACCGGCTACGCCATGCGGGGCGGGCGCATCTTCGTCAAGGGCGATGCGGGCTACCGGGCGGGCATCCACATGAAGGCTTATGAGGACAAGGTGCCGGTGATCGTGGTGGGCGGCACGGCGGGCAGCTTTCTGGGTGAGTACCAAGCGGGTGGGCTGATCGTGGTGCTCAATTGCGCCCGCGCGGCATCCGCCGTGGGCGCGTTCTGCGCCACGGGCATGCACGGGGGCAGGATGTTTCTGCGCATGGACGCCCCGCCGCAGGGGCTGCCGCCCCAGGTGACCGCCCGCAGGGCCACCGCGGCGGATTTGCAGGCGATCACCCCGCATGTGGCGGAGTTTGCGCGCGCCTTCCAGCTGGAGCGCTCTGCTCTGCTCTGCGGCACCTTCTACGTGCTCGCGCCCGACACCCAGAACCCCTACAAGCAGCTCTACACGGCCAACTAAGGAGGAACGCCCATGCAT
Above is a window of Maliibacterium massiliense DNA encoding:
- a CDS encoding glutamate synthase, yielding MTIDAQQMHFQVLNDTIKAADAARVCVTHCLGQRYIGCGMRAKYVRICGTPGNALGAYLDGATLEVLGNAQDATGDTMNGGAIIIHGSSGDATGYAMRGGRIFVKGDAGYRAGIHMKAYEDKVPVIVVGGTAGSFLGEYQAGGLIVVLNCARAASAVGAFCATGMHGGRMFLRMDAPPQGLPPQVTARRATAADLQAITPHVAEFARAFQLERSALLCGTFYVLAPDTQNPYKQLYTAN